A stretch of DNA from Octopus bimaculoides isolate UCB-OBI-ISO-001 chromosome 23, ASM119413v2, whole genome shotgun sequence:
TTTTATAAACTTTCTGTTTTCATCATTAAAATACTTGCAAACATTTTGATGTAAACTAACATTAATGAGCAGACTCAACTGACAGCAATGTGTGGACACTGAAGTAGGGAGATGAATGCCATAACTGGTAACACTTTAagtcagtgtgtgtctgtatgtaagtatgtatttgtgtgtgtatatatgtgtgtatgtgtatgtgtatatatatatattgtcgacAAAGTATTTTTCTGGGACTCTGAAGGATGACTGGTGGTTGCAGAAACATCGTTTTAAAACTGTATTGGCTGATCTGATATATTTGACAAAACTTGCCAGGTGGCTATATTTGCACTCCTGGTATATCTCTGGGCCTCGGGATGCTGTTGGTAGTACTGTTGCTGACAGTGTCGTTATGGCAGATATTGTGTGACTAATTGTGTTGCATCAATCTGTGCCTAGGATAACCCAGTACCAGTATATCTGGCAGGACAACAACTTCTTGATGCATGTACTTGACGTGACACAAAGTGCACAGATGCACAATATCCAATCCATAATGGACAGTTTCAGGATGGGTTAAAATGACTATCATACTGAATAAAGACTAATGCTAAATCTATCTTcatcaattattatatatatattctgtatatcaaACCCAAGGAATGTTATCTGTTTACTtgcctcattctctctctctctctatatatatatatctgtgtatgtgcttgtgcctctctcccagagagtgagagagggatatatatatatatatatatatatatatatataNNNNNNNNNNNNNNNNNNNNNNNNNNNNNNNNNNNNNNNNNNNNNNNNNNNNNNNNNNNNNNNNNNNNNNNNNNNNNNNNNNNNNNNNNNNNNNNNNNNNNNNNNNNNNNNNNNNNNNNNNNNNNNNNNNNNNNNNNNNNNNNNNNNNNNNNNNNNNNNNNNNNNNNNNNNNNNNNNNNNNNNNNNNNNNNNNNNNNNNNNNNNNNNNNNNNNNNNNNNNNNNNNNNNNNNNNNNNNNNNNNNNNNNNNNNNNNNNNNNNNNNNNNNNNNNNNNNNNNNNNNNNNNNNNNNNNNNNNNNNNNNNNNNNNNNNNNNNNNNNNNNNNNNNNNNNNNNNNNNNNNNNNNNNNNNNNNNNNNNNNNNNNNNNNNNNNNNNNNNNNNNNNNNNNNNNNNNNNNNNNNNNNNNNNNNNNNNNNNNNNNNNNNNNNNNNNNNNNNNNNNNNNNNNNNNNNNNNNNNNNNNNNNNNNNNNNNNNNNGATTAAAGGCTACAATGTCAAaaggaggtacatgttgacgCAAAGAAGATCGAATCGATGCACTACAGATTGCccgaagctaactttcttcctacacctcgatccccggatcttacatttatatatatatatatatatatatatatatatgagtgactgTATTAAAGtgttttaaatctttaaaaacaacatagaattattattgttatatgaaCAGAGTTCAAATAAAGCAGACATGTCCAATACGATGCACCTCCCCCCACCGATAACACGTCCGACAAGTATAATAGTCAttaaaacttcgaagttactatcaACAAATTATAATAAGCCTGCAAAACACAAGTAAAGCCTAAGTAATATGTTACAtcctaatgaaatattttaaaaacgtAGAAATTTTACTGGTTGTTGCCTATTATCGATTATTACCTATGTCTATATGCTTCGAGTACCTCCAATGTAAGTGAGAATACGATATTCTAGAATTACTATGATACTCTCTGCATATCACGAAGAAGGGaaacagcaaaataaacaaacataaatccACATTTGCTTTCATAACTTACAGTAGCTTTCGTTAATGCTACCATCGCTTCCTGACTAGCAAGTGACACGTCTGGATCGAGTTTGATGATTTTACGAATCCTACTAATTGGTAATTTCACCAATTTGTCTGAAGTAACACCATTCGTCTCTGTGTGCTCGCTGTCATCTTTCCTCAATTCTTTTTCgctattttcatttacatttggaTCGTCAGGAGTTTCTCCCGCCATTTTTTTAGAAAGACAATTAAAAAGTGAGAACGTGGACAACGAAAAGAAACTCTCCcgtattaaatgttttatataaaattgatctaaaagaaaatatgaaaggtaCGAAAAGTACAACTTTACtccaaaattatatttcttagaaATCTTTCTCCAGATTTCTCTAtcgtaaattaattaattagtaattttttttaaagacttatatttaaacaaaaaaataaattgaaactgtaaatatataaatactcaacATATTCACTAAATATTCGGATCATTAATATACTGGCAAGAAATAATTATTCCTTTCATTCCTCGAATAACGGTTTTATTTGAAgcaattcattttttaatatttttgtagtaaTTGACTTCAAGGACTTCGAAGGCACCTTACGGGATCTGCTAGAAACCACAGCCAAACATCCTTCGAAggacacattgaaaaatataatcctGGATACACAGTCTGAAGACATGATGGTCACGACAGCAGCAGCTTTGAAAAGGAAAGCTTCATCAGGCTAATTTCCTGGGGTCTAAATACCAACAACCTACCAATTTAAAATACCCAaacactgtgtggtaccttaatCAAGTGATagctactatggccttgggctaacttaaatttcataaatggctttggttggtggaaactgaaagaagcgtattgtatttgtgtgttggaGGAGGATTGTTTTGTGTTTCTGTCATCTTGACATCATTCTATAATTGCAAACAAGCAGTGTTCCTAATCTCATGTCTTGTGAAAAACATGCCCAGCCTTGAGGCTCGATAAgatatattaccttgcttgcaaaTAAGCAAAAGTTGCCGACAGGAGAGGCATCCAGCCTCAGAAAATCCATCTCAAGAAATTCCTTGTGcgactcatgcaagcataaaaaattgaactttaaaatgatgaaaatgatgctgatgataatgacgacaatgatgatgatgatgatgatgaagaaaataacGAACGTCTAACTGCATCAGTACTTTACATTTATAAACCTGAattctcattatttatatttgacggattttggtcctcatcttgtttgttgtaaacacaacgtttcggttgatgtaccccccagccttcatcaggttaacaaacgaggacaaatatccgtcaaatgtaaatgatataaataatgtacataatttctcatctcttaaatatagaactgtattatctgaATTCTCATGTCTTATTTTGGCAAAGTCTTTTGTATGAGGCACAGACATAAAACTGAATATAGAGATGTCCTTTCAAAATTTAATGATCTCATTAGGATATAATATAAGATTTAATGAAACCACTGACCATGCCATATAACGCACCAATGGCTAAAATGGACTGACCAGTGGATTGAGTGTGCATCTCTTATGCCAAATGGTATCCTCTTCCATCTTGGAAACCACTTTGTTTGGGTATTCTACATTAGAGCTGAAGTTTCTTGTGAAGATTTGGAGGaggaatatttcattttctttctggaaATCATTGGGTTCATACTCCTGCTGGCGAATTTTATTTATACTCTTTGAAATTGAAACACTCTGTTCAAAGTACATCCAGCATTCTGTCTGATGTCTCTTTTTCGTTGAATAGATTcagccctagtacttattttgtcagtctcttttgctgaattgcgaagttatagagatgtaagcaaaccaatagTAGTCAAGCAGTTAGgaaacaaacgtatatatactgggcttccacatagtttccatctacgaaattgACTCACAGGGCATTATTTGGCCTGAAGCTACAGCAAAAGACACTTGGTGAAGGTGTTGCACAGTAGGAggggaaagcaagcttcttaaccacacagacgtCATAACAGCAAGTGTTTAGTGAAACCATTTACAGTAATGAAGTTTGATGTTTTGATTTCAATAAGGAATAGCTAAACGAGGACAATCTTAGGCTCTTTTGCTATTCTACAATGAGTCAGGTCGGTACTAACACAGCTAATCCAGGTTTTCTTGACCCCTTGATGCATTCAACTGCCAAAGACCATCTTGTGCTGACATTACTTACAAGGTCCCACAGGTTTTCCTTTCTTTGCAAAAAGCTAATCTCCTCCAATTTATTTGCCTCATTCAAGAAATAGAATCTCATTCTGTGATTTATGAATTCAACAAATTAAATGTTTTAGAACAACACTACTGATCCGTACTcgtcatttcatttctcttttataaGATTTAAAGtgagatacataaatataacacTACAGCATctctacattcatcatcatcatcgtttaacgtccgctttccatgctagcatgggttggacgatttgactgaggactggtgaaaccggatggcaacaccaggctccagtctgatttggcagagtttctacagctggatgcccttcctaacgccaaccactcagagtgtagtgggtgcttttacgtgtcacccgcacgaaaacagccacgctcgaaatggtgtcttttatgtgccaccNNNNNNNNNNNNNNNNNNNNNNNNNNNNNNNNNNNNNNNNNNNNNNNNNNNNNNNNNNNNNNNNNNNNNNNNNNNNNNNNNNNNNNNNNNNNNNNNNNNNNNNNNNNNNNNNNNNNNNNNNNNNNNNNNNNNNNNNNNNNNNNNNNNNNNNNNNNNNNNNNNNNNNNNNNNNNNNNNNNNNNNNNNNNNNNNNNNNNNNNNNNNNNNNNNNNNNNNNNNNNNNNNNNNNNNNNNNNNNNNgtacgaaggtcttgcctcaccacctcagcccaggtcttcctgggcctacctcttccacgggttccctcaactgttagggtgttgcactttttcacgcagctatcctcctccattctcaccacatgtccataccagcgcaatcgtctctcttgcacgccacaactgatgcttctaatgttcagcttttctctcaagatacttacactctgacgggtattcacattgacattacacgtccaacggagcatactggcttcattccttgcgagcttacgtatgtcctcagcagttacagcccatgtttcactgccatgtagcatggttgttcgtacgcatgcgtcatacagtctgccttatCCAATGAATACAATTTCCTATTTCATAATTCAGAGCCGAGAATAAAGCACTAAGAGTCTATGAAAATAATCTTtggtaaaggaaaaaataaagttaatgcTGTAATGAAACGTTTGGGGAGTTTTCTTTGAAACCTTACCATAATGAAGTCAGAAATTATGCTTTTCTATACATTGTAACTCACCTTTAACTAAGCCATTATAAATTACATCTTGTACAAATATTGAATTTACTTCACTTGAAAATGGTCTTTTCTTGTTTTATGGCAATTTCTTGTAGCTTTTAATAgttgtatgtatttttacttaaattcatattttctcaaataattatgctaaatatgaaaaaaatgtttggaaACTGATATTGTTCTATCAAACTGGAATGGTGCCAGTGAATTGCAAATAAAAATCACAGCTGAtccaaacaaaataatgaaatacaccGACTGGATAAGGCATCTCTGCCaaaattcttttagtttttgaattagaaaaattgtattttaaatatgtacTAGTTTAATAATTGACtcatgataaaataaaacagaacaaaaaccaaataattttatttctttatttttcttctttttagtaaATTCACTATTCAGGTGTATCTGATTGAAAGAGCTGATAGATTGCATAACATCCCAGTCTAACAGTTGTTGAGAAACAAGATCAATTCGTTAATAATCTTCTCCCCTGCTGATTACTTCTTTACAAGTTGGTCTCAAAAGTATTGTATGTTCAAACTGAGCCGTGTAACAACCTTTCACATCACAGAGAGGAGGGTAAGCGTCAACGATCCCAGAATTacaaagattcttcaaggcaatcAAATATTTGGTCTGGTTCAATCGATCGAGCCAACGTCGGCAAAATGCCAGCGTGCCAAAGTTTtcatttataacatttagtaaCTGTTTGGATCGTGC
This window harbors:
- the LOC106876082 gene encoding DNA polymerase epsilon subunit 4, translated to MAGETPDDPNVNENSEKELRKDDSEHTETNGVTSDKLVKLPISRIRKIIKLDPDVSLASQEAMVALTKATELFVQYLSREAAIYTFQGKRKTLQRKDLDNAVERTDTLAFLDGALE